The following DNA comes from Desulfitibacter sp. BRH_c19.
GCTGGTTCGCCTAAAATAGGCTTTTCCCAATCAATTAAATGACATGTCCCCATTTCTTCATTTACAATAAAGTTGTGAGAATTAACCTCTGTATTAATTACCCGCAGCCAGGGGTCAGCCAAAAGCAATTTTTCTTGATTTTTTCTATTTTCTGCTTCTAAAATTACCTTTTCCAATAATCTTGATGTTTCAATATTAGCCTTGGGACACTCAAAATATTTTGTGAGCAGCCTAGTAGCTTCATTATAGATGCCAGTAAATGGACCAGGTTCCTTTACCAAAAAATCTGTATCATTTTCTGTAAATTCTAATCCATGAATTCTAGCAAAAGTATCAGCCGCCTTAGATAAATCTGTTTTATAGTCTAATGGTTCTCCAGGAAGGTATTCCATAACAAGCACTCCATATGGAATGCTTTCCATTGTATCATCTATATAGCAAGGCTTTGGCGTTACACCTGAGTGCTGCAGGATATTCAAAGCCTGATATTCGTAGCTAATTTGGTTTTTAAGTAGCATTTGGCTTCCTGTGTTAACCCTGAAAACGTATTTGTCGGCATTACTAGTCATTAATAAATAATTTAAGTTGTATTCACCTTGGGCAAGGTAATTTACCATAACCTTATCATTTATGTCTATCTTCATTTGCTTTTTAAAGGTTGGTGAATTCACATAATCTTGAACTGTATCAAATAATTTTTCTGCAAGCATTTTATCTCACCCTACTATCAACATTTAGATTCTTTAATAAACTATAGGTATGTTTTGGGATACTTTCAACCTTGTTCTCATTAAGCATTTTCCAAAGCTGGATTACATCACTAAAATAATCTATATCATTGCATTCGGGTAATAAACACCACTTCAAATTAAGTTTGTTTATTACCGTAATTGTACTTTCTAGCACAGTAGAACTACCCCAATTGTCTATATTAAAAACTTCTTTATGCAGCATTTTCATTCCTAAAAAATAGTATCCACCATCACCTGTAGGTCCTAAAACAAGATCATATACATCTAGTAAATTTCTTGCACTTTTTATAAAAGATAGCTCTAACGTAGGCAAGTCTGTCCCAAGAACTCCTACTTTAGTATAGCCATTGCTAAAACCCCATTTAAGAGCATTGTACATTTTTTCTCCTAAATTTAATCCTTGTTGAGGTATAACAGGGGCGTTTACAGGTAGTATACTTTTAAGCTTGTCTACATTTCCTTTAACATCATAAAACACTTTATACTTTAACCCATTATTATTAAGCATTGATACCATATCCATAATAAAAGCTCCATGAAGAAGCGCACATTCATTTTTTGAAAAATGGGATTCTAATCTGGTTTTTGTGTAACCTGGCTCAGGTATTCTAGTCATTAAGGCAATTAACATATTTACCTCACATCATAGTATTTATTCTTTAATTCTGCCGGTGTCTTACCTAATAGGTATAGTATTTTCAGCTTATGCATAAACAAACAGGTTTTTAAAACTCCACCTTTTTTAAAACGCCGTGTTGAAGTGATTATTCCTTCAGTAACCTGTACTGTCTTCCCTTTCTCTCGTAACTTCCTAGAAAACTCCCAATCTTCCATCAGCTCAATGGCAGGGAATCCGCCTAACTCATCAAATACACTCTTTCTAACGAATATACCCTGATCTCCGAAGAATACCTTAGATAACCTGGCTCTTATATTTGACCCAAGACAGATAAACTTAAAAACAAGCCGATTATCATCCATTTTCAATGTATAACAACCACCTACAATTCTAGTATCTGCAATGGTTGTTTCGATTCTTATTAATGCTGATGGTTCTAATACGCTATCACAATGGAGAAAAAGTAATACCTCTCCTGAGGCTACCTTAGCCCCCGTATTCATTTGATTTGCTCTACCAATATGGCTATTAACAACAATTACATCCTCTATTGTTTTAGCTATGGTAATAGTATCATCACTACTACCTCCGTCTGCTACTATAATCTCTTTATCACCCACAAGCTGCCTTATCATTTTTAATGTTTGTAATATTTTGTTGGCCTCGTTCAAGGTGGGAATTATGATGGAAATCTTCACAGCTTTCACCCCTTTTTTGAAACCAAACCCTGTTCCATTCAATTTTAAAGTACATTCTTGAACCCAACTCAATATCAATATGGTTTTTTACCACTGCTGTCAGCAAACCCAAATCTGTGGAGATCTTGATTATACTTTGACCTGCGGAGAATTTTTTATCTTCTATTACTCCTGAAAAGCATTCCTTTTGAGGCGGTGAACAAATTTCAATATGTTCTGCTCTTACACAGGCTACAAACTCTCCATTGTCTAAAAAGTGGGGAATACTGATTTTCTTACCCTTTGCAAAAAAATTATTGTTGTGAATATTTCCTTCTAAATAGTTGCAGACCCCAAACATGCTTGCTATTTTTTTGTTTACTGGGTGATTATATAGGTTATATGGAGTATCATATTGAAGTATCTGCCCTTCTAGCATTACTGCAATTTTATCTGCTAAAAGCATAGCCTCATTCTGATCGTGGGTAACAAATACTGTGGTCATATTAAGCTTTCTATGGATTTGGAGAATTAATTCTCTCATTTCCTCACGAAGGGTGGGATCCAAGTTTGACAAAGGTTCGTCTAACAATAATACCTTTGGTTCCAGGGCTAGTGCCCGTGCTAAGGCCACCCTTTGCTGCTGTCCCCCTGACAATTGGCCAGGATATTTTTGCTCAATTCCTGGGAGATGAACCAATTCTAACAAGGCCTTTGCCTTTTCCATTCTTATTTTTTTTGATACTCCTAGCATTTTCAGACCAAAAGCAACATTTTCAGCTACAGAAAGGTGGGGAAAAAGCAGATGGTCCTGGAATACCATAACAATGTCCCTTTGTTCCGCAGGTAAAAATGTTATCTCCTCTTTATCTAGTAAAATTTGACCTTGATCAGGAAGTAATAATCCAGACAGGAGTTTCAATGTTGTTGTCTTACCACAACCAGAAGGACCTACTAGAGCAACAAATTCCCCATGCTCAATTTCTATATTTAAATTTTTGATAACTTTTTCCTTCGAGTAGTATTTTACCAGGTTTTTTAAGATTACTTTAGCCATTTAACCCACCCTTATAAATAATAATAACTTGATTTTTGTTTTGGGTCTGTAATCACCCGTTCAATTATAAACATAAAAATAAGTGCAATCAGAATAAATATAAGGCTGATAACAGAACCTATAACTCTATCACCACTATTAATATATGGGAAAAGAACTAATGGTAATGTAACAATTTTTCCACCACCAATTAAAAATGTCAAAAAGTATTGACTGAAGGAAACATTAAACATTAAAATACCGCTGGTAATTAGCCCTGGTTTTAGGAAAGGCAAAGTCACATATATGAATCTTTGCCAATTATTTGCCTTCAATATTTTACTTTGCTCCTCCCATTTTAACCCCATTGCTTTATATACACTTGCAAATATTCTTATCCCATAGGGCATAACCACCACTAAATGGATTAAGAGAACTCCCAAAAAAGTATCAACCAGCCCATACTTTATAAAAATCACATGTATACCCATTCCAATTGTAATAGGCGGAATAATTATAGGGGCTAGAACAAGAATTTCAACAATATTTTTTCCAGGAAAGTCATATAAGCCTAAGGCCTTTCCGGCTGGAATGCTAATAATTGTCGCTACTAGAGTTACTGCCAAAGATAGGAATATACTTGTTCCGATAACAGACAATATTTTATTCTGAGGGTTTAATATATACTGCCAACCCCTTAATCCCCAGTCATGTGGAAAAATACTTCCTGCCGTCCATACTTTACTAAAGGCCCATAACAATAGAATTAAAAACGGGGACATTAAGAGGATGAAAAAAATCATGACAATAATTTTATGCACTAGTTGTTTTTTGTCCATACTTACCCCCATTGTCTTAGATATTTTTTCATAAATAGATAATATAACCCGACAAGCATTACGCAAACTGATGTTAGAATTATTGTAATAACCATGGCAATGGGTCGGTTATACAAGTCCGGAGAAATATAATTGTAATAAGCCCATACTGGTAAAGCTTTGGGATAGGTGGCCCCTA
Coding sequences within:
- a CDS encoding ABC transporter permease yields the protein MDKKQLVHKIIVMIFFILLMSPFLILLLWAFSKVWTAGSIFPHDWGLRGWQYILNPQNKILSVIGTSIFLSLAVTLVATIISIPAGKALGLYDFPGKNIVEILVLAPIIIPPITIGMGIHVIFIKYGLVDTFLGVLLIHLVVVMPYGIRIFASVYKAMGLKWEEQSKILKANNWQRFIYVTLPFLKPGLITSGILMFNVSFSQYFLTFLIGGGKIVTLPLVLFPYINSGDRVIGSVISLIFILIALIFMFIIERVITDPKQKSSYYYL